A part of Larimichthys crocea isolate SSNF chromosome VII, L_crocea_2.0, whole genome shotgun sequence genomic DNA contains:
- the LOC113746109 gene encoding extracellular calcium-sensing receptor-like, translated as MYNFNSYALQWMQTMTFAIKEINQRSDLLPQLKLGFHIRDGCYDIPVSLRESFMLLNGQPESLDRDKGPESNIGSNLGCAAVHRTASPVIIGGPASGVSMALMRSLGSFHIPLVSYFASCSCLSNQREFPTFMRTMPSDAFQVRALARLVSYFGWTWVGVIGLESDYARFAIQLFLQESVQYGVCAAYTHFYPIVLTKQALDALLDIIQMSSSKVIINFCGESEMENILREIRLRNITGLQWIASEAWSTSVYLWEEFGDLLMGTLGFAIRRADVIPGLKQHLTSLRPSEISESAFLAELWEEMFNCRLNGSVNSHSHDGDNYLDRLPCKGTEDLNDVYSPYSDVTQLRVSYNVYKAVYLVAHALQDMSNCIVGQGPFPNSTCADPKNFKPWQLIHYMKRANFSTLGEKVNFDENGDPIAYYDLMNWQRRPDGSLDLVKVGFYDASSPSGRSLVINDSVIQWPVGKQASRSVCSDSCPPGFRIARRKGEPICCFDCVTCAEGEVSNKTDSLECLRCSKDTWPNKARDLCIPKTVEFLSYYELMGIVLCVVSVFGACISLSILTIFYTYKNTPLVRANNMELSFLLLVFLAICFLVGLLFIGEPSDGLCRIRYPAFGISFALCISCLLAKTAVVLMAFRSTLPGSNIMKWFGPHHQRASAFLGTTVQVIICLIWLLTSPPHANNNTDYHSATIIVECVTGSEVGFWCVLGYIGILACMCFLMAFLARKLPDNFNEAKFITFSMLIFFAVWITFIPVYVSTAGKYTVAVHIFAILASAFGLLFCIFAPKCYIIILKPEKNNKKTVMQR; from the exons ATGTATAA TTTCAACTCTTATGCCTTGCAATGGATGCAGACCATGACTTTTGCAATCAAAGAGATCAACCAGCGCAGTGACCTCCTGCCACAGCTCAAGCTGGGTTTCCACATCCGTGACGGCTGTTATGACATACCTGTGTCTCTGAGAGAATCCTTCATGTTGCTCAACGGCCAGCCAGAGAGTCTGGACAGAGACAAAGGTCCAGAAAGTAACATTGGTTCTAATTTAGGCTGTGCTGCTGTACACAGGACTGCGTCCCCTGTAATCATAGGAGGTCCTGCCTCTGGAGTGTCCATGGCTCTGATGAGAAGCCTGGGTTCTTTCCATATCCCCTTG GTGAGCTATTTCGCATCCTGCAGCTGTCTGAGTAATCAAAGGGAATTCCCCACATTCATGCGCACCATGCCAAGTGACGCTTTCCAGGTCAGGGCCCTGGCCCGGCTGGTTAGCTATTTTGGCTGGACCTGGGTGGGAGTCATTGGTCTGGAATCTGATTATGCTCGCTTTGCCATCCAGCTCTTCCTGCAGGAGTCAGTTCAGTACGGTGTGTGTGCTGCCTACACTCACTTCTACCCAATAGTTCTGACTAAGCAGGCTCTAGATGCGCTTCTGGATATTATACAG ATGTCATCCTCAAAGGTAATCATTAACTTTTGTGGTGAGTCTGAGATGGAGAATATTTTGAGAGAGATCCGACTTCGGAATATAACCGGTCTGCAGTGGATCGCCAGTGAGGCTTGGTCTACTTCAGTATACCTCTGGGAAGAGTTTGGAGATCTCCTGATGGGAACACTGGGATTTGCCATCAGAAGAGCTGATGTGATTCCTGGACTGAAACAACACCTGACTAGTCTCAGACCATCTGAGATTTCTGAATCAGCTTTTTTAGCAGAATTGTGGGAAGAGATGTTCAACTGTCGACTGAACGGGTCAGTGAACAGCCACTCCCATGATGGTGACAACTACCTTGACAGATTACCATGTAAAGGGACGGAGGATTTAAATGACGTTTACTCCCCTTATTCTGATGTGACACAGCTAAGAGTGTCCTATAACGTTTACAAGGCTGTGTATCTGGTGGCCCATGCCTTGCAAGATATGAGTAACTGCATAGTCGGACAGGGGCCTTTCCCCAATAGCACCTGTGCAGACCCAAAAAACTTTAAACCATGGCAG CTTATCCACTACATGAAACGTGCTAATTTTTCTACACTTGGGGAGAAAGTCAATTTTGATGAAAACGGTGACCCCATTGCTTATTATGATCTCATGAACTGGCAAAGGAGGCCTGATGGCTCACTAGATTTGGTAAAAGTAGGTTTCTATGATGCCTCCTCACCTTCTGGACGCAGCCTGGTCATAAACGACTCAGTAATTCAGTGGCCTGTTGGGAAGCAG GCTTCCCGGTCTGTATGCAGTGACAGTTGTCCTCCAGGTTTCCGCATTGCCAGGAGAAAGGGGGAACCCATCTGCTGTTTCGACTGTGTCACCTGTGCTGAGGGAGAAGTCAGCAATAAGACTG ATTCTTTAGAGTGTTTGCGCTGCTCAAAGGACACATGGCCCAATAAAGCCAGAGATCTCTGCATCCCAAAGACTGTTGAGTTCCTGTCTTACTATGAGTTAATGggtattgtgttgtgtgtcgTATCTGTCTTCGGAGCGTGtatttctctctccatcctcaccaTTTTCTACACttataaaaacacaccactTGTTCGGGCCAACAACATGGAATTGAGCTTCCTTCTCTTGGTGTTTCTTGCTATCTGTTTCCTTGTTGGCCTGTTGTTCATTGGTGAGCCTTCAGACGGACTTTGTCGTATCAGGTACCCAGCATTTGGGATCAGTTTTGCCTTGTGCATTTCATGCCTACTGGCCAAGACAGCAGTGGTCCTGATGGCTTTTAGGTCCACATTGCCAGGAAGTAACATCATGAAGTGGTTTGGACCCCACCATCAAAGAGCCAGTGCATTTTTAGGAACAACTGTCCAG GTAATAATCTGTCTAATCTGGCTGCTCACCAGTCCACCTCATGCCAACAACAATACAGATTACCACAGTGCTACCATCATTGTTGAGTGTGTTACTGGCTCAGAAGTTGGCTTCTGGTGTGTTCTTGGATACATCGGCATCCTGGCCTGCATGTGCTTCCTAATGGCTTTTTTGGCTCGGAAGCTGCCTGATAATTTTAATGAGGCAAAGTTCATcaccttcagcatgctgatattttttgcagtgtggaTAACGTTTATCCCAGTTTATGTGAGCACAGCAGGAAAATACACAGTGGCTGTTCATATTTTTGCTATTTTAGCCTCAGCTTTTGGTctccttttttgtatttttgctccAAAGTGCTACATCATAATTCTGaagccagaaaaaaataataagaaaactGTGATGCAAAGATGA